The Flavobacterium psychrotrophum region TACCTTCATGCCCCGGCCAGTTCCAGCTTTCCCATGTAGGCCAGACAGACCATAATGTTTCTTTAATTTCGCCATAATATTTATTAGGTTCCTTAACTGCCAGGTGCGTCATCTTTTTATTGCTATAAAGTATTTCTCTGTAGTAAGAAATTGGCTTGCGCCATCCTATTAAATCAATATCTCCACAATAAGCTCCATGCCAAGGGTATAGATCGCGTTCATAATGTTCTCCTTTAACATCGCCATCATAATAGTACCGTCCTATTCCTGACTCTCCTAGATAATCCATAGCGGTCCAGACAAAATCTCCAATGATATATGAATGATCATTTACACCTTTCCAGTTTTTAAATGCATCCCTTGGATACGATTCTGTTTGTAACATTACACGCGTGGGCACTCTTTCATGATCTGATTCTGCCTTATGTATCATATAATTGTAACCTCCTATATCGTGCATTTCAAACAAAGGATCAAATATGTCCCAATCATTATCCCACGACGCCAGCGCCGATGTAACTGGTCTGGTAGGATCAAGTTTACGTATTAATGTTGCCTGTTTATGTGCCGATCTAACAGCATCAAGAGTTTTACGTTCTATAATTTCGTTACCTATACTCCATATGATTATCGAAGGATGGTTGCGGTCGCGCAGTACTAATGCTTCAGTATCTTTACTCCACCACTTATCAAAATATAAAGAATAATCGTATGTGTTTTTTTTCTCTTTCCATCCGTCAAAAGTTTCATCTATAACTAATAATCCAATTGAATCGCATGCGTGTAAAAATACTTCTGATGGTGGATTATGGCTTGTTCTGACAGCATTAAAACCGGCAGCTTTTAATAATTCAACTTTTTTAATTTCGGCACGGTCATATGCAGCGGCACCAAGAGGGCCATTATCATGATGCACACAACCTCCGTTAAGATGTATGTGCTTATCATTTAAAACAAAACCTTTTTCTGCACTGTATGCTATCTTACGAATTCCAAATGGTAATGGATACTCATCCTGTATAATGTCATTTTGTATAACACTTATTTCTGCGCGGTACATATCCGGATTTTCTGGCGACCATAAATCAGGTGTTTTAACAACTACTTCAAGAACTGCTTGTTTAGTTGAGTTTGAATTAATTGTTACAGGAACACGGGCACTGCCTGTTTTTTTATTTTTCTTGTCAAAAAGAGATACAGCAACTAATACGTTTTGAACTGTATTATTTTCATTTTGTACATTAACTGCTACCTTTACCGTTGCCTGTTTTGCGCTTACCTGGGGTGTTGTTATTGCAGCCCCCCATTGCTCAATATGTACAAGATTAGTTTCTGTTAACCAAACGTGCCTGTATATACCAGAACCGCTATACCAGCGGCAATTTTTTTGTTGCGAATTGTCTACTTTAACGGCAATATTATTTTTTCCTGCTTTTAAGTAAGGACTTATATCATAAAAGAAAGATGAATACCCATAAGGACGAATACCTAATGATGTGCCATTTACAAATACCTCAGCATTCATGTAAACGCCTTCAAAATAGATCGTGAATTTTTTATTCTTAAAATCATTATTTATATCAAAATCCTTTCTGTACCAGCCAATACCTGCAGGCAGGTATCCTCCATCATTACCCATTGGGTTTTTTGGATCAAAATTCCCCTCAATGCTCCAGTCGTGTGGCAGGTCGAGTTTGCGCCATGCAGCATCGTTATAATCCTGTTTTCCGGCTTCCGGATAGTCTCCTAGTTTAAATTTCCAGTCGTAATCAAACTTTATGGTTCTTTCAGGTGTTTTGTTTTGGGCATGTATCAACCCACACAATAGTGTAAAGGTTAATAGTAAAAGGCGTTTAATTGTAGTCATTGTGTAAAAATATAATAAATAAGAACGGATACAACTTAATTATAAGTTGTATCCGTATTAATAATGTTTAATAACCGGGATTTTGCACCAGTAACGAATTTCTGTTAATCTCATCCAGGAGAATGGGCATAAAATAGGTTTTATTGTTCGCGTTCCACTTCCTGTTTTGCACGTCAATTACGTTATATCTTGTTGGGCCACCGTTAAAAGGATGCCTGATATCTATACCGCCTACATTTTTAATAACCTCCGGAGCAATCATCCACCTTCTGATATCAAAATATCGGTGCTGTTCCCAGGCCAGTTCTATTTTTCTCTCATTACGATAACGCGCTTTTAAATCAGCTCCTGTTACGCTAGCTGCAATAGCAGGCATTCCTGCCCTGCCACGAATCATATTTAAATATGTTCTTGCCTCATCATACTGACCCAGTTCTATACAAGCCTCGGCATAATTTAAAAGTACTTCGGCATATCTTATTTGTCGCCATGGGTATTTTTGCCTTTCGTACTGATGATTAATTGCGGGATCTATAAATTTACGTATATAATAACCTGTGTAAGAACCATTCCAGTCTTCAATAGGCCCCTGGCGGGTATCAAGTCCGGCACGGTAAGTTCCGTCGGCATTTTCATAATACCCGGTTTGCACAATGCCTGCAGGATCTGAAGCAATAATATCATCCGGCCTTTGTCTCCAGTGGGCACCATCATAGAGTGTGTTTGCATAAAAGCGCGGATCCCTGTTTTGATAAGGTGCCGCAGCCTGGGCAGGATTAGCCCAGCTAAAACTACTGCCGTCTGCCATTTCATAAGAATCTATAAATTGTTGCGTAGGTGTATTACCTCCCCAACCATGGTAGCCATTAGGCCCGTTAAACAAGCCCGGGCTGGGAGATGCCCATCCATTGTCATTTACATTATCGTAGTACGAATAAAAAATATCTTCGTTAGTACCATGATTTAGAAATATACTCACATAGTTATTTATGGCCTGCTCTCCAGGTGCCTGCGCAGTACCACCATGAAGGCTATAGCCGTTCATATCAATAACTGCTTTCGCAGCATCTTTTGCCGCCTGCCAGCGTACAGTCCTGTCGCCTCCCATATAACTTAGTAACTCCGGTTTACTATACCCACTGGCCCATGATGCCTGAGAGTTAAATAAATCGCTGGCAGCATAAAGCAGTACTCTCGATTTAAGCGCCATGGCTGCACCTTTACTGGCACGTGCCTTATCTCCGGATTCCGGTAAGAGTGCAGCTGCCTGGTCCAGGTTTTCTACAATAAAGTTTACCGTTTCTTCCAGAGTATTGCGCTGTATAAGCATATCATCAGTAGGTTGATAAGCCGTATCTATTACAGGAACACCGCCATACAGGCTCATAAGCCAATAGTAGTAGTACCCACGCAAAAAGTATACTTCACCTTTCATGCGTTCAACTTCTGCGCCGCTAAGGCCATATAAATCTATGTTCTTAAGAAACACATTACAGTTTCTAACATTTTTATATAAAGACCACCATGATAACCGGTTGTAAGAACCAGAAAAATGGGTAAATACGCCCAGGTAACTGTTACTTATGTCGCCATTTATAACAGCTTGCGTTTCCCATCCCCAAACATCCATTGCCTCGTCTGATATTGAGGCAAACATTTCTGCATTAAAGCCATAGTGCATGCCTTCATATATGCCATTTACATAGTTCTTTACCAGAGCCTGGTCTGACCATACCGCGGCATCCGAATATCTGTCGAGGGGTTTAACATCAAGAAAATCATCGCTACACCCAGTGGTAAACGCCATTGCTATAAGACCAAATAGTAGTATTCGTTTTTTCATTTGCTTTTGTTTAGAAGGTTACATTAATTCCAAAGTTTATAACTTTGCTTTGTGGATAATTATAACCTGAACCATTATTGTTTTCAGGATTTTCAGGATCAAAATCTTTCATATCAGGGCTATAGGTAAATAAGTTGAAACCGCTTACATACATCCTGAAATTTTGTACTGCAAATTTTTGTGTAAAAGAAACCGGTAATGTATAACCCAGTTCTAACGTTTTTAAACGTATGTAATCTGTTTTACGCAACCAATATGTGTTTCGCTGGCTTACCCAATATTCATTTGTACGATTGTAAGTGCGCGGGTTGGTAGTGCTTGGATTTTCTTCTGTCCATCTTCCGTCATAAAATCGTTGTAAGTAGTTACCAAAATCTCCCGACTCCGTTGTCTGGTAAAATACGCCTCCGGCTGCACCCTGAAATAGTAAACTTAAATCAAAACCTTTATAGGCTGCATTAAGATTAAGCCCTCCTGTAAATCGTGGCGCTCCTGTTTTTTCGCTTCTCGTACGGTCTTTTCCGTCAATAACTCCATCGCCATTAACATCTTCAAAAATAATGTCTCCGGGCCTGGCTCCAGACCAGTGCGCTGAATTGTCTATCTCCTGCTGGTTTTGGTATATACCTACGGCATTATAATACAGTGCAGATCCATAAGGGAAACCCGTGGTTTGCTGATAATCTGGCGCTCCGGGAGACTCATCCCAATACAATATTTTGTTTTTAGCATACGTTCCGTTTACACTAACACTATATGTAAAATCATTTACAGCACCGTTATAGCCCAGGTTAAACTCCATACCCCTGTTTACAAACCTGCCTATGTTTTCGGCTGGTAATGATAAGCCCGCAGTATTGGGTACAGAGGCATTTCGTGTCCATAAAATTTCGTTACGCTTGTTGTTAAAATACTCCGCGGTGAAAAATAATTTCCCTTCAAGAAATTGTAAATCTAAAGCAAGGTTGCGCTGAATTGCCTTTTCCCAGGTTACACCTGTATTAGGTACAACACCTTCGTAAAGCGTTTGATTGCGCACATTGCCCTGTCCGTTAATATGTGCTAAACCACCAAGGGTGTAAGAAGCTAAATATTGATATGGTGCTATAAGGTCATTACCGGTTTGCCCGGCAGATGCCCTTAACTTAGCAAAGTTGATGAATGGCACATTTTTTTTCCAGAAATTTTCTTCAGAAATTACGTATCCAAGAGATACACCGGGAAAGAAACCAAACCTGCTTCCTTGCTCAAAAATATAAGATCCCTGATACCTCCACACAAATTCTGCAAGGTATTTATCTTTATATGCGTAATTTACCCTTCCAAAATAATTAAGCCTTGCATTTTCAAAAGCAGAGCCGTTATTATTTATTTCTGCCTGCCCACCGGCAAACATCTGGTCTATAGCTGTTGATTGAAAGTATCTCCTGAAAGCGCTGAAATTATCCCCCTTACCTGTTATCCTTTCTACACCGGCAAGTACATTTACAGCATGGTCTGTTGCAAAAGTGTTCGTATAATCAATTACACCCCTTGTTAGAATGTTCTGATTATCTTCCATATACTCATTTAATCTGGCATCATCATATCCTTTTTTTCCTTCAACTAATAGCGGCTGGCCATTGGCGTCCAGAGTGCTGCCGTCCCACGAGTACAAATACCACGGGGTTCTCCATGTTTTATTAAACCTGAAGCTTTTATCAATAGATGCGTTAGCTTTTATAGTAAGCCCATTAATTCCCGGGATTTTAAAATCGATTCCGAAATCAGAGTTCAGTATATATCTTTTATCACGGTCATAACCGGTTGCATCACTGGCTATAACAACCGGATTGTTACCAAACTCTATATCGGGTCCGGGCTTTCCGTTAGGCCAATAAGCAGGCATGTTTGGTTTTCCGCGCATTAAAAAGGTAAAAATATCACCGGCAGATCGTGTACCATACTGCCTGTCTTCCATACGCCCGGATATGTTAGAATATACTTTTATGTAATCATTCAGGGTTATATCAAGATTAGAACGCAACGCGTATTCATCATATCTTGATGCGCTTTTTTTATAAAATCCATCCTGTTCTTTTTTTGATATACTTAAAAAATATCGGGTATTTTCGCTGCCTCCCTCTATAGAGACATTAGTATAAGTTTGTTCTGACCATGGTTTAAGCGTTTCTTTAAACCAATTTGTATTAGGGTGCGTCCATGGGTTTGATCCATCACTAAACATTTGAATGTCCTCATCTGTATACCTTGAAGGATTACCGGAATAAGCATCAATTTCATTTAGCATAGTGGCATACTGTGCAGCATTTGCCATTTTAGGTAACGATGTGGGGCGTGCATACCCCTGGTTATGAGATAATCGTACTGTAGGTTTACCACTTTTACCACGCTTGGTAGTTATCAAAATTACACCGTTTGCTGCCTGCGCTCCATAAATAGCCGCAGAAGCATCTTTAAGTACAGATATAGTCTCAATGGTACTGGGATCAATCCTGTCTAACGATCGTCCCGGTACACCATCTACAACAACTAGTGGAGAAGAATCGCCAAAAGTATTTACTCCGCGTATCCTAAGTGTTGCACCATCATACCCGGGCTCGCCACCCTGAGATGTTGCAAAGACACCAGGCAGGCGCCCCGCTATGCTCTGGCTTACATTTGTAGTTGGCGATTTAAGTATTTCAGATCCCTTTACCACACTTACCGCACCTGTTAAAGTTGCCTTTTTTTGTGTTCCGTAGCCCACTACAACAACCTCTTCGAGCTGGCTTATATCTTCTTCGAGCGATATATTGAATATTGTAGTGTCTTTTACAGAAATTTCCTGAGATTTAAAGCCCATGTAAGAAATTACCAATATAGCATCTGTAGGTGCTACTATTGAAAACTTACCATTTTCATCGGCATTTGCCGCTATCAGGGTTCCCTTAACAAGGATAGAAGCCCCAATTAATGGCATATTATCAGTCTTAGAAACAATTGTTCCTGTAATTGGCTCCTGAAAATAAGCTTTAGATTCGATAGTTGTTGCTGAATATACTTTTAAAGGAATATTGCTTAAAAGCACTATAAGTAAGAAGACGTTCTTACGATTTCCTCTAAAGATAAATTTGTAAAATTTATTCATGTAATTATGCGTTATGTTAAATTGTTTTCTCAACGGGATACTTAAAGTTTCTCCCTCACACTTCCGTAGGATGTACCACGTAATTTGGTTGCTTCTTGTGTCTATTCTTATAATTAATATTTTTTTGTTACTCTAATTTTGATACACTATCAGGCATTATATTTATTGTTATTGTAGCAGGTTTTAGTGAAAACATAGCCTGCGGTTTTAACTAAAATTCCGCAGGCATGTGTGTAAAAAAATATCAACCAAATTTTACTTTCTCCATAGGCACTTATATATATAATTAGTATTAT contains the following coding sequences:
- a CDS encoding sugar-binding domain-containing protein, giving the protein MTTIKRLLLLTFTLLCGLIHAQNKTPERTIKFDYDWKFKLGDYPEAGKQDYNDAAWRKLDLPHDWSIEGNFDPKNPMGNDGGYLPAGIGWYRKDFDINNDFKNKKFTIYFEGVYMNAEVFVNGTSLGIRPYGYSSFFYDISPYLKAGKNNIAVKVDNSQQKNCRWYSGSGIYRHVWLTETNLVHIEQWGAAITTPQVSAKQATVKVAVNVQNENNTVQNVLVAVSLFDKKNKKTGSARVPVTINSNSTKQAVLEVVVKTPDLWSPENPDMYRAEISVIQNDIIQDEYPLPFGIRKIAYSAEKGFVLNDKHIHLNGGCVHHDNGPLGAAAYDRAEIKKVELLKAAGFNAVRTSHNPPSEVFLHACDSIGLLVIDETFDGWKEKKNTYDYSLYFDKWWSKDTEALVLRDRNHPSIIIWSIGNEIIERKTLDAVRSAHKQATLIRKLDPTRPVTSALASWDNDWDIFDPLFEMHDIGGYNYMIHKAESDHERVPTRVMLQTESYPRDAFKNWKGVNDHSYIIGDFVWTAMDYLGESGIGRYYYDGDVKGEHYERDLYPWHGAYCGDIDLIGWRKPISYYREILYSNKKMTHLAVKEPNKYYGEIKETLWSVWPTWESWNWPGHEGKNIEVEVYSNYPSVRLYRDGKLVGEKSTTRAEEFKAVFTLSYQPGELKAVGVLNGKELGPKLLKSAGATAKIKLSADKTVLKADGQDLSYIRIDLTDLQGNRDPNAENDLTFNLQGAGTIVGVANANLKDNDPYIANHHKAWKGQALVIVKSSREAGAIKLTVSSQSLQDATIEFVVK
- a CDS encoding RagB/SusD family nutrient uptake outer membrane protein, with amino-acid sequence MKKRILLFGLIAMAFTTGCSDDFLDVKPLDRYSDAAVWSDQALVKNYVNGIYEGMHYGFNAEMFASISDEAMDVWGWETQAVINGDISNSYLGVFTHFSGSYNRLSWWSLYKNVRNCNVFLKNIDLYGLSGAEVERMKGEVYFLRGYYYYWLMSLYGGVPVIDTAYQPTDDMLIQRNTLEETVNFIVENLDQAAALLPESGDKARASKGAAMALKSRVLLYAASDLFNSQASWASGYSKPELLSYMGGDRTVRWQAAKDAAKAVIDMNGYSLHGGTAQAPGEQAINNYVSIFLNHGTNEDIFYSYYDNVNDNGWASPSPGLFNGPNGYHGWGGNTPTQQFIDSYEMADGSSFSWANPAQAAAPYQNRDPRFYANTLYDGAHWRQRPDDIIASDPAGIVQTGYYENADGTYRAGLDTRQGPIEDWNGSYTGYYIRKFIDPAINHQYERQKYPWRQIRYAEVLLNYAEACIELGQYDEARTYLNMIRGRAGMPAIAASVTGADLKARYRNERKIELAWEQHRYFDIRRWMIAPEVIKNVGGIDIRHPFNGGPTRYNVIDVQNRKWNANNKTYFMPILLDEINRNSLLVQNPGY
- a CDS encoding SusC/RagA family TonB-linked outer membrane protein produces the protein MNKFYKFIFRGNRKNVFLLIVLLSNIPLKVYSATTIESKAYFQEPITGTIVSKTDNMPLIGASILVKGTLIAANADENGKFSIVAPTDAILVISYMGFKSQEISVKDTTIFNISLEEDISQLEEVVVVGYGTQKKATLTGAVSVVKGSEILKSPTTNVSQSIAGRLPGVFATSQGGEPGYDGATLRIRGVNTFGDSSPLVVVDGVPGRSLDRIDPSTIETISVLKDASAAIYGAQAANGVILITTKRGKSGKPTVRLSHNQGYARPTSLPKMANAAQYATMLNEIDAYSGNPSRYTDEDIQMFSDGSNPWTHPNTNWFKETLKPWSEQTYTNVSIEGGSENTRYFLSISKKEQDGFYKKSASRYDEYALRSNLDITLNDYIKVYSNISGRMEDRQYGTRSAGDIFTFLMRGKPNMPAYWPNGKPGPDIEFGNNPVVIASDATGYDRDKRYILNSDFGIDFKIPGINGLTIKANASIDKSFRFNKTWRTPWYLYSWDGSTLDANGQPLLVEGKKGYDDARLNEYMEDNQNILTRGVIDYTNTFATDHAVNVLAGVERITGKGDNFSAFRRYFQSTAIDQMFAGGQAEINNNGSAFENARLNYFGRVNYAYKDKYLAEFVWRYQGSYIFEQGSRFGFFPGVSLGYVISEENFWKKNVPFINFAKLRASAGQTGNDLIAPYQYLASYTLGGLAHINGQGNVRNQTLYEGVVPNTGVTWEKAIQRNLALDLQFLEGKLFFTAEYFNNKRNEILWTRNASVPNTAGLSLPAENIGRFVNRGMEFNLGYNGAVNDFTYSVSVNGTYAKNKILYWDESPGAPDYQQTTGFPYGSALYYNAVGIYQNQQEIDNSAHWSGARPGDIIFEDVNGDGVIDGKDRTRSEKTGAPRFTGGLNLNAAYKGFDLSLLFQGAAGGVFYQTTESGDFGNYLQRFYDGRWTEENPSTTNPRTYNRTNEYWVSQRNTYWLRKTDYIRLKTLELGYTLPVSFTQKFAVQNFRMYVSGFNLFTYSPDMKDFDPENPENNNGSGYNYPQSKVINFGINVTF